The Scyliorhinus torazame isolate Kashiwa2021f chromosome 17, sScyTor2.1, whole genome shotgun sequence genome includes a window with the following:
- the mrm2 gene encoding rRNA methyltransferase 2, mitochondrial isoform X2 has protein sequence MISRVRYQLFHTAAEHLKKTPAEQRWLSRQQRDPYVKSARQQNYRCRSAFKLLEIDETHNILRPGISVIDCGAAPGAWSQVAVGRVNATGYDLDAPVGFVLGVDLLHIPPLDGAVFLPHSDLQELAVQARIQESLPAGEAQVILSDVAPNASGIRELDQQRLAELCFCVFELARRVLSPGGTLLCKFWDGTNSRLLHSRLTQLFREVKTLKPAASRKESSEVYYLAKYYRKS, from the exons ATGATCTCTCGGGTTCGGTATCAACTGTTTCACACAGCAGCCGAACATCTGAAAAAAACACCAGCTGAACAGAGGTGGTTATCAAGGCAACAGAGGGACCCATACGTGAAATCTGCCCGGCAACAAAACTACCGCTGTCGGAGCGCATTTAAGTTGCTGGAGATTGATGAGACGCACAACATCCTGAGGCCTGGGATCAGCGTGATTGACTGTGGTGCAGCACCAGGTGCCTGGAGCCAGGTTGCGGTTGGCAGGGTTAATGCCACCGGCTACG ATCTGGATGCCCCTGTAGGTTTTGTATTGGGAGTTGACCTTTTACACATCCCCCCACTGGATGGCGCTGTGTTTCTGCCTCATTCTGACCTCCAGGAGCTTGCGGTTCAAGCAAGAATACAGGAATCCCTGCCGGCGGGAGAGGCCCAGGTCATCCTGAGCGACGTGGCACCGAACGCCAGTGGGATCCGCGAGCTGGACCAGCAGCGATTGGCTGAGCTATGCTTCTGCGTTTTCGAGCTGGCCAGGAGGGTCCTCAGTCCTGGTGGCACCTTGCTCTGTAAATTCTGGGATGGGACTAACAGCCGTCTCCTCCACAGCCGACTCACCCAATTGTTTAGAGAGGTGAAGACTTTAAAACCGGCTGCGAGCAGGAAGGAGTCATCGGAGGTCTACTATTTGGCAAAATACTACAGGAAGAGCTGA
- the mrm2 gene encoding rRNA methyltransferase 2, mitochondrial isoform X1 → MLETLRRQGDMISRVRYQLFHTAAEHLKKTPAEQRWLSRQQRDPYVKSARQQNYRCRSAFKLLEIDETHNILRPGISVIDCGAAPGAWSQVAVGRVNATGYDLDAPVGFVLGVDLLHIPPLDGAVFLPHSDLQELAVQARIQESLPAGEAQVILSDVAPNASGIRELDQQRLAELCFCVFELARRVLSPGGTLLCKFWDGTNSRLLHSRLTQLFREVKTLKPAASRKESSEVYYLAKYYRKS, encoded by the exons ACAGGGTGATATGATCTCTCGGGTTCGGTATCAACTGTTTCACACAGCAGCCGAACATCTGAAAAAAACACCAGCTGAACAGAGGTGGTTATCAAGGCAACAGAGGGACCCATACGTGAAATCTGCCCGGCAACAAAACTACCGCTGTCGGAGCGCATTTAAGTTGCTGGAGATTGATGAGACGCACAACATCCTGAGGCCTGGGATCAGCGTGATTGACTGTGGTGCAGCACCAGGTGCCTGGAGCCAGGTTGCGGTTGGCAGGGTTAATGCCACCGGCTACG ATCTGGATGCCCCTGTAGGTTTTGTATTGGGAGTTGACCTTTTACACATCCCCCCACTGGATGGCGCTGTGTTTCTGCCTCATTCTGACCTCCAGGAGCTTGCGGTTCAAGCAAGAATACAGGAATCCCTGCCGGCGGGAGAGGCCCAGGTCATCCTGAGCGACGTGGCACCGAACGCCAGTGGGATCCGCGAGCTGGACCAGCAGCGATTGGCTGAGCTATGCTTCTGCGTTTTCGAGCTGGCCAGGAGGGTCCTCAGTCCTGGTGGCACCTTGCTCTGTAAATTCTGGGATGGGACTAACAGCCGTCTCCTCCACAGCCGACTCACCCAATTGTTTAGAGAGGTGAAGACTTTAAAACCGGCTGCGAGCAGGAAGGAGTCATCGGAGGTCTACTATTTGGCAAAATACTACAGGAAGAGCTGA